The Euphorbia lathyris chromosome 4, ddEupLath1.1, whole genome shotgun sequence genomic interval TTGATTGGGGTGGTGATCTCGATGATCGCAAGTCCACCATCGGATATGCAGTTTTTGCTGGACCCAATTTAGTATCTTGGAGGTCTCGTAAACAACACACAGTATCGAAGTCCTCAATTGAGGTGGAATACCGAGCACTAGCTTCTCTTGCATCAAAAAATTTATGGTTACGTGCAAGAAATCGGTTTTTGCTCCTCTAAAGCACATGTGTTATGATATGACAATCTAGATGCAACCTATCTCACAATTAATCCCATCTTCCATGATTGGTCCAAACATCTagaaatttattttcatttcctacGGGACAAAGTAGCACGCCAAGCCCTTCGAGTTTCCTACATTTCAACCCTCGATCAAAATACGGACATCTTAACAAAACCTCTGTCCAAAGCTCGTTGTCTTTAACTAAAAGACAAATTAATGGTTACTTCACCATTAGTTTGAGGGGGATTAATAAGGTTATACTTATTAATTATACTAATCACATGTACAAGGATAGGATAATTGAATTATTCTATGCTTATTTGAATTACAAAATCTAAGTTGTCGTAACTACTCACATGTAGAACCTAGCCTATCTAATGTATtccaaatttaataaaatattcatAGAAAATTCTAATTATGGATTCAGTGACTATTCTATTGAAACTAGTATCCTTAACCAGTTTTAACAAAGTATTTAAATCTGTGTCAGAGTTAGACAGATTTGAAACCCGTACCTCTAATATCGGTTTCaagatttaataaaaaaaattacaaaaattagaAATCAGTAACTATTATTATTCGGGTTTCTTTACAAATTTTAGACCGCTTAACCAGTTTCACTTGGTTAGTATAAGCCCTACATGCATTATACttaattaaacttgtttaaaaatcCACTGGCCCGCTCAACCCGTCCAAGCCCGCTCTTTAAAGACTGGGTTTGGACGTATATGTTTCATAATAGGTCCGGCTCGGGCCAAGCCTGCATATAGAATAGGTTAGGTTTGAGATTTGTCTCAAAACTCAGGTCCAACTCGGCCCGATccgaaattttaatttaataacttttatagtttaataaactttatattccaaaaataaaaattttaaatttcttcaacataaaaatttccaaaccatatatttttttagaattggtGAATATGTACATATTTTTGTTACTATTTGATTTATTACTACCAAAaacgtattttttttatttaggattgcgttagttgatttttattgaaataatcctctaaaatttagtttattgtattttattatttatatttatagtataactttttagtttaattttaatttttaaaaaatactaaGATATTAGTTGGGCCGGGCCGGTTTGGGCTTGTGAATTAGTTCTTTTAGCTTGGCCCAGTCCAGCCCGAACCCGATGTAAATATAGTGCGGGCTTGATTGGGCTTGGACAAAGTAATTATATAACAAGCCCAGTTAAGCCTGACCCAAGCCCAGTCCAGCCCAATCCGACCCAGCCCATAAACAGCTCTATACTTAACCGGAGCACTTAAGAGGAATTGTCCTCATAGGCTCAATTTTGAGTCAAAATCCATAAAATTGGCCTTAGCTTAGCTGAGTGACGTGACAACATAGGTTACATTATTTTGCCCTAATAAATCAAATCTTTCTTTCAGAATGCCACAAAATCACAGCCGCCCTCCCACGTTCTTCCCTTGGGTTCTTTTTCGCTTTCAACGACTTCATCCTTCCTGCTGAAGCTATTCCATTTCTTATTCTAGTCGCGCGATCGTTACCGGCCAACTtgaacttcttcatcttcaagtctGCCTGGTATTTATCTCtcaaaattttgttttattcatGGTTTACTAGTTTCTAATTTCAGCTCCTTTAACCTTGCTTTAATAAATTGATCGTAGAACTGTGTTTTCCACCAATCTAGAACGTAATGCTTGTAGAACTGCTGTGCTAGTGTTCTAAAGAATGGATTGGGCTCTCCGAAGAAGCTTAGCATGTGATTTCAGATTTAGAGTTTGCTGTGCGTTCAAGCTTTAATTTAACTGCATAGTCACCTTAATAAGTTGAATCAAATTGATTACATAGTCATCCTAAAGCAGAAATCATGATTTGATTGCAGCTGGCCGAGCTGGTTGGCTAGTATTGCCAAGCAGTAAGTTATACAGCTGCATAGATTCAATAGGGCTCCATACCAGCTCTTCACTGTAGGAGTTTTAGCAGTGCAAGATTGAATGTGCCGTATATTTGATTAGATTATACAAAAATTCCCATAAAAGGACTGTTCACATTGCTAAACTGATATTTTCTTCCAGGATTGATTTTACCCAGCTCGTTTCTCCTTTGTGCTGTTTTTCGTTTCTAGATTCTGTTATCAGTATGATATAGGAGAGATTGTACAAATGTAGATTGTCTGTTGAATATTTCATGCTTCGATTTCTCTCGTGTGACATTTTAGATTTAGAGTTTGCTGGGAGCTCAAACTATCATTTAATTGCATAGTCATCTTAATAAATTAAAGCAAATTGCTTTGATAGTCATTGTAAAGCAGAAATCATAACTTGATTGCAGCTGGCCGAGCTGGTTGGCTAGTATTGCCAAGCAGTAAGTTATACAGCTGCATAGATTCAGTAGGGCACAATAATAGCTCTTTGCTGTAGGAGCTTGAGTAATGTGAGATAGAATGTGCCGTATATTTGATTAGATTATAAACTTTCCCTTACAAAAATGCCCAAAAATAAGGATTATTCACATTGCCAAACTGATATATTTGCAGGAATGACTTTCCCCGCTAGTTTCTCCTTTGTGTTGTGTTTCATTTCTAGATTTCGTGATCGGTGTGATACTGGAGAGGTTGTACCCATAGGCAGATTGTCTGTTGAATATTTCCTGCATGTGATTTCAGATTTAGAGTTCGCTGGCAGCTCAAACACTACTATAATTGCGTAGTCAtcttaataaaataaatcaaattgatTTAATAGCGATCCTAAAGCAGAAATCACAATTTGATTGCAGCTGGCCGAGCTGGTTGGCTAGTATTGCCAAGCAGTAAGTTATACAGCTGCATAGATTCAATAGGGCACAATACCAGCTCTTCACTGTAGGAGTTTTAGCAGTGCAAGATTGAATGTGCCGTATATTCGATTATATTAGAAATTTCCCTTAAAAAAATTCCCGAAAATAAGGATTATTCACATTgcaaaaaatgccaaacaatAAGGATTTTCTGCAGCTCGTTTTTTGTTGTGCTGTTTTTCATTTCTAGATTTCGTGGTCCAGTATGATATAGGAGAGGTTGTACCCATATGTAGATTGTAGTTGAATATTTCTTGCTTCGATTTCTCTCCTTATTTTCTCACTTGATTGATAGATTAGGTAATGTTTTCTTCTTGTATCTACTACATTGAGAAATTTTAAGGAGAATTGATATGTGTAGAAGCTCATATCATGCTATTCTATTTATGAGCTAATGGAGAATAATGTTCAAGTGACTCAGGCATCAAGTTCAGGTAAGGAGGAGGAGCAGGGGACTGAAGATGCCTCTTTATGATTGCATGCTTTTGTTGAAAcctcatataaagaaggatgcTTTGATGGACTTGGTAGTTCGAGTAGGAAAGCATGTTAACAGCAGAAATGGTGTTCTTGCTGATATAAAATCATTAGGTACTGTTCAACTGGGTTATGGTATTAAAAAGCTTGATGCAAAATATTATCAGGTGAATAatattcttttagctctaaGAGCTATAAAAGCAATGAAGTTTTGTTTCTCTTCATACCCTTcatttgattgatcagtttggTGTTGTTTTTGTTGTCACTTGTCAGAGCATTTTCTATTAAGGGTCTCATATACCTTATAAATCCTTGCTTAaacttctatatatatatatatttttttttttttccttttatggaAGTTCTCATTTGATTGGTAAAATAGACTCATGTGTCCACTATCTTGTTCAGGGCCAACTGATGCAGATGACAATGATGGCGACACCTAATATTAACAAGGAGCTGCATTACCTGAACAAGGAGGATCGGCTGCTACGATGGCTTCTTGTTAAACACCGACACACAAAATACGGGGAAGAATTTCTGAGTGAAGATGAAGTCAAAAGCGAGCTCAACACACTTTCAAGAACCTTTCTTGATGAGGATAATAGCGATGACGGCAATGACAACGATGATGATGAATATGATGTGGACCAGGAGGCAAAGAAAGAACAATAAGTAAATAATGAATTTGAAAGTTCAGGTCCCTCATAAATTAGGTTGTCATTCACATGTTGCTGGCATTACCAAATGTATGTTCTGTTTATGCTTTGAGATGCAGTGGAATAGGAAAATGATAGGAACTCAGATTAATTAGAAACTCTTAACAAGAAATAAGAATTTGCAAATGAAAAgggagaagaagatgaaaagaAAAGGCAGAGCCTCCACAGGAAGAGAACTTCCCTCTCTACTATCAAGCAGAGCCCAGCAAACAACGCTGTTTGATAACCCGAAAACAACCTGCCTTCTCTTACAAAATGCATCCTACTAAATAATCATGACAGCTTCCAAAAAGTATTAACTAACTGCAGGACTCCAGGACTCATGCCTCTATGGTTTATCTACTGAGGGACTACAGGACTCCATCACACGTCTCTAATTTAAGCCTTACTCCAAAACGATTGGAGGGGCTCCAATACATCTTGCAATAGTATGCAGGGATGTCTGGCCCTCTTCCGAGTTTACCGCCTCAGCGATTTCATGATCATGCTATTAATCTAATCCCCATCCATGAGGCAGTTATGGCGTGTCCCTATTGGTATCCGCATGTTCAGAAAGAGGAAATTAAGAGCCAAGTGGCAGAAATGTTAGAGATGGGAATTATCAGCGACTTCACGATCACGCTATTAATCTAATCCCCATCCATGAGGCAGTTATGGCGTGTCCCTATTGGTTGCATGTCCAAAAAGAGGAAATTAAGAGCCAAGTGGCAGAAATGTTAGAGATGGGAATTATTCGACCCATTCGTAGCTCTTTCTCTAGTCTAGTGATTTTTGTTAAGAAGAAAGATAGTTCAGGGCGACTTTATATCGATTACGAGGCTCTCAACAAAGTCACAATTCTTGATAAGTTtccatttttttattgttgacgAACTCTTAGATGAACTGCATGGAGCCAAGTATTTCTCTTAATTAGATTTGAAATTGGGGTTTTACCAAATGAGGATGCGTGCTGGAGACAAGCCCAAAATCGCTTTCTGAACACAGGACGATCATTATGAGTTCCTCGTTATGCCTTTTGGGCTAATCAATACCCCTTCTACTTTTCAAAGCTTGAGTAATGATGTTTTTCGCCATTGGCTTTGAAAGATGGTATTGTTATTCTTCGATGACATCTTGGTTTATAGTAAAACTTGGAAGAACAC includes:
- the LOC136226750 gene encoding uncharacterized protein; amino-acid sequence: MPLYDCMLLLKPHIKKDALMDLVVRVGKHVNSRNGVLADIKSLGTVQLGYGIKKLDAKYYQGQLMQMTMMATPNINKELHYLNKEDRLLRWLLVKHRHTKYGEEFLSEDEVKSELNTLSRTFLDEDNSDDGNDNDDDEYDVDQEAKKEQ